From Kiritimatiellia bacterium:
GGCGTTTGCGCACTTGGGTGGCATTCCGTTGCGGATCATCTATGACAACCTTTCGTTGGCGGTTAAACGTCTGCTGGGGTTGAAAGAGCGCGAGTTGACGGATGGATTTAAGGCTTTATGCAGCCATTATTTGTTTGAGGCTTGTTTTACGCGGCGCGGGGAAGGGCATGACAAGGGCGGCGTTGAGAATCGGGGCAAGGTGATCCGACTGCAGCATCTGACGCCGATCCTGGCCGGGAAAGATTTGGATGAAATTTCCGGCAAGGCTTTGGCTGAGATTGAGCAGGCCTGGGTCGGCAAGGTTAACAAGCAAGGGCGGCATTTAAAGGATTTATTTGAAGAAGAGAAGACGATTCTGCGCTCCTTGCCATTAACGCCGTTTGAAGCGCGGCGGATGGATCCAGTCTCGATCAGTAACAGCTCGATGGTGCAGGTTGAAGGGGCGACCTATTCATTGCCTTCGTCTTGGGCGTGCTTGGACGCTACGGCTTGGATCGGCCCGACTGACATCCAGTTTGTTTGCCGAAATGAGACGGAAACCCGGCCGCGGCAATCACGCGGGCAACGGCTGATCTATTATCGTGATTACCTGAAAGAACTGTCCCGTAAACCGCAGGCGGTGCGCCAGGTGGCGCCGGAACTGGTGGCTGAACTTGGGCTCACCTACGGGCGGATATGGGAATTGCTGGTAAAAACGCATGGCGAACTACAGGGCGCCCGGCATCTGGCTGGGATACTTGGCGCGATCTGCGATCATGGGGAAAGCATTGTCACCCAGGCCTTGAATGAGGCGTTGGAGCGCGGTCGTTGCGATTTACTGCCGTTGCAAAAATATATATCGGCGCGGCAAGTGGCTCTGGATTCCACGCGAGTGCCGGCAGGACTGCGAGGGATGGAAGTGGAATCGGTGGCGGCGGCGGAATATGATCGTCTGTTGGCAGGAGGTGCACAATGAGCGCGGCCGTCATCTCCGCGATAATTCAGGGACATATCAGATCGCTACGTTTGCCGACCATCGGCCGGGAATATGAAGCGGCGGCCCGCCGGGCGCGTGACGGCGGTTGGACGCATGAGGAATATCTGCGCGAATTACTGGAAGCGGAAAATCGCGTTCGCCAGGAGAACGCGGC
This genomic window contains:
- the istA gene encoding IS21 family transposase, which codes for MNEVHVVRHKYYNEGRSIRQIALEMGINWRTVKKYLGQAEPRREEKNERCRPVWDKVGRRIEDLLREWASRIEGKHRLTSPRVHRQLITEGLVVGERTVRAYLAERRRLGAEVYIPLIHRAGEEAQVDFFEVLVDIGGVRRKVWKFLLRLMYSGRDYIRLYDHCDQVSFFDGHVRAFAHLGGIPLRIIYDNLSLAVKRLLGLKERELTDGFKALCSHYLFEACFTRRGEGHDKGGVENRGKVIRLQHLTPILAGKDLDEISGKALAEIEQAWVGKVNKQGRHLKDLFEEEKTILRSLPLTPFEARRMDPVSISNSSMVQVEGATYSLPSSWACLDATAWIGPTDIQFVCRNETETRPRQSRGQRLIYYRDYLKELSRKPQAVRQVAPELVAELGLTYGRIWELLVKTHGELQGARHLAGILGAICDHGESIVTQALNEALERGRCDLLPLQKYISARQVALDSTRVPAGLRGMEVESVAAAEYDRLLAGGAQ